One genomic region from Flagellimonas oceani encodes:
- a CDS encoding lipocalin-like domain-containing protein gives MENNNIKGTWELVSADLVLDKDTVPLFGQNPSGSLIFTEEMRFSVVLNDLDVPKFGTEDRSKGTCEELRAATAGTLALYGTYTVDAHGNFASQHVIGSSFPN, from the coding sequence ATGGAAAATAATAACATCAAGGGAACATGGGAACTGGTTTCTGCCGATCTTGTGCTCGATAAGGATACGGTGCCCTTATTTGGTCAAAACCCCAGTGGATCTTTGATCTTTACAGAAGAGATGCGCTTTAGTGTGGTGCTGAACGATTTGGATGTCCCTAAATTCGGTACTGAGGACCGGAGCAAGGGGACCTGTGAGGAATTGCGGGCAGCTACGGCGGGAACATTGGCGTTGTACGGTACCTATACAGTGGATGCCCATGGTAATTTTGCTTCCCAGCATGTGATAGGCTCATCCTTTCCCAACTGA